Proteins from one Myxococcus stipitatus genomic window:
- a CDS encoding complex I subunit 5 family protein — MNPTAWMAWPVVLPLAGAVLALLVGRKGVRVVAGLASVATFAASVMLTWEVATRGVLRQSIGGWGPPLGIEWRADGLAVLMLLTIGVVGPLISVHALDHLGDREDREFLPLWLFVWCALNALVLSADAFNLYVTLELMTLASVALIAVRRDRAGLDAGLRYLLFALPGSLLYLLGVALLYGVYSALDLGLLGQRITPGPVAWVAAALMTLGLCLKTPLFPLHVWLPPTYTGAPTPVTALLSALVSKGSYYVLLRLWLEVFTPILDWQVGQLLGVLGAAAVLWGSLLALSQSQLKRVVAYSSVAQIGYMFLFFPMATVGARTGAVYLVVSHAAAKASMFVAVGNIHQAVGITELGGVQGLAYRMPFTFLAMALGGISLIGMPPSGGFIAKWILLEESIWTGQWWWGLVLLLGGLLASAYVFRILRGSFLPLPPGVKVRSIPLGNELAPLALALIALVLGLVPWFPLELLAVGTAR, encoded by the coding sequence ATGAACCCCACGGCCTGGATGGCGTGGCCGGTCGTACTCCCCCTGGCGGGCGCGGTGCTCGCGCTGCTGGTGGGGCGCAAGGGGGTGCGCGTCGTGGCGGGGCTCGCGTCGGTGGCGACGTTCGCCGCGTCCGTGATGCTCACCTGGGAGGTGGCCACGCGCGGGGTGCTGCGCCAGTCCATTGGCGGGTGGGGGCCGCCCCTGGGCATCGAGTGGCGCGCGGACGGGCTGGCCGTGTTGATGCTGCTCACCATCGGCGTGGTGGGGCCGCTCATCAGCGTCCACGCGCTGGACCACCTGGGCGACCGGGAGGACCGCGAGTTCCTGCCGTTGTGGCTCTTCGTCTGGTGCGCGCTCAACGCGCTGGTGCTGTCGGCGGATGCCTTCAACCTCTACGTGACGCTGGAGTTGATGACGCTGGCCTCCGTGGCCCTCATCGCCGTGCGGCGCGACCGGGCGGGGCTGGACGCGGGGCTGCGCTACCTGCTCTTCGCGCTGCCGGGCTCGCTCCTGTACCTGCTGGGCGTGGCGCTGCTCTACGGCGTCTACTCCGCGCTGGACCTGGGGCTGTTGGGGCAGCGCATCACCCCGGGGCCGGTGGCGTGGGTGGCCGCGGCGCTGATGACGCTGGGGCTGTGCCTCAAGACGCCGCTGTTCCCGCTCCACGTGTGGCTGCCGCCGACGTACACGGGGGCGCCCACGCCCGTCACCGCGCTCCTGTCGGCGCTGGTGTCGAAGGGCTCGTACTACGTGCTCCTGCGGCTATGGCTGGAGGTCTTCACGCCCATCCTCGACTGGCAGGTGGGGCAGTTGCTGGGCGTGCTGGGCGCGGCGGCGGTGCTGTGGGGCTCGCTGCTGGCGCTGAGCCAGTCGCAGCTCAAGCGCGTCGTCGCGTATTCGAGCGTCGCGCAGATTGGCTACATGTTCCTGTTCTTCCCCATGGCCACCGTGGGGGCCCGGACGGGGGCGGTGTACCTGGTCGTCTCCCACGCCGCGGCGAAGGCCTCCATGTTCGTGGCGGTGGGCAACATCCACCAGGCGGTGGGAATCACGGAGCTGGGGGGCGTGCAGGGGCTGGCGTACCGCATGCCGTTCACGTTCCTGGCCATGGCGCTGGGGGGCATCAGCCTGATTGGCATGCCGCCCAGTGGTGGCTTCATCGCCAAGTGGATCCTCCTGGAGGAGTCCATCTGGACGGGGCAGTGGTGGTGGGGGTTGGTGCTCCTGCTGGGAGGGCTGTTGGCGTCGGCGTATGTCTTCCGCATCCTCCGGGGCTCGTTCCTGCCCTTGCCCCCCGGCGTGAAGGTCCGCTCGATTCCCCTGGGCAACGAGCTGGCGCCGCTGGCGCTGGCGCTCATCGCGTTGGTGCTGGGGCTGGTGCCCTGGTTCCCGCTGGAGCTGCTGGCGGTGGGGACGGCGCGATGA
- a CDS encoding hydrogenase subunit MbhD domain-containing protein yields MTMALFDACLALCLPLLAWMVLRTESLSQAVVLFVALGLLAALGWARLDAPDISLVEAAVGTGLTGALLMHTLSWTDERPPDIVARARRRPGSLLALAALTGVLGWAVLALPPDDPGLTREVDARLARSGVEHPVTAVLLNFRGYDTLLEIAVLLVAALGARAVNPRTERPSPEPARDPLTGELFRMMVPALLLVAGYLVWVGEHGPGGAFQAGAILAGGGVVALLTLQMGAPRLSSWRVRVVLLTGPLLFIAVAVAPLFSGRDLLEYRRDLAGTLIFVVELALTATIALVLLMFFPGVRPARVSGGKAP; encoded by the coding sequence ATGACGATGGCCCTCTTCGACGCGTGCCTCGCGTTGTGCCTGCCGCTGCTGGCGTGGATGGTGCTGCGCACCGAGTCGCTGTCCCAGGCGGTGGTGCTCTTCGTCGCGCTGGGGCTGTTGGCCGCGCTGGGCTGGGCGCGGCTGGACGCTCCCGACATCTCGCTCGTGGAGGCGGCGGTGGGCACCGGCCTCACCGGGGCCTTGTTGATGCACACGCTGAGCTGGACGGACGAGCGCCCGCCCGACATCGTCGCGCGCGCCCGGCGCAGGCCCGGGTCGCTGCTGGCGCTGGCGGCGTTGACGGGCGTGCTGGGGTGGGCGGTGCTCGCGCTGCCGCCGGACGACCCGGGGCTGACGCGCGAGGTGGATGCCCGGCTGGCGCGGAGCGGAGTGGAGCACCCCGTCACGGCGGTGCTGCTCAACTTCCGGGGCTACGACACGCTGCTGGAGATAGCGGTGCTCCTGGTGGCGGCGCTGGGGGCCCGGGCGGTGAACCCGCGCACGGAGCGTCCCTCGCCGGAGCCCGCGCGCGACCCGCTGACGGGGGAGCTGTTCCGGATGATGGTGCCCGCGTTGCTGCTCGTCGCCGGCTACCTGGTGTGGGTGGGGGAGCATGGCCCCGGGGGCGCGTTCCAGGCGGGGGCCATCCTGGCGGGAGGAGGCGTGGTGGCCCTCCTCACGCTGCAGATGGGGGCACCCCGGTTGTCCTCGTGGCGCGTGCGGGTGGTGCTGCTCACCGGGCCCTTGCTGTTCATCGCGGTGGCGGTGGCGCCGCTGTTCTCCGGGCGCGACCTGCTCGAGTACCGGCGCGACCTCGCGGGCACGCTCATCTTCGTCGTGGAGCTGGCGCTGACGGCGACCATCGCGCTGGTGTTGCTGATGTTCTTCCCCGGGGTGCGGCCCGCCCGGGTGTCGGGGGGGAAGGCGCCATGA
- the mnhG gene encoding monovalent cation/H(+) antiporter subunit G, with translation MSALLDGVCAALMLAGAFFTLAGTVGVLRFPDVYCRLHALTKVDNLGLGLVVLGLALQSGSWATALELLLVWFFVLISSAFTCQLVARAALRRGAAPWTGRRPP, from the coding sequence ATGAGCGCCCTCCTGGACGGAGTGTGCGCGGCGCTGATGCTCGCCGGGGCCTTCTTCACCCTGGCGGGCACGGTGGGGGTGCTGCGCTTCCCGGATGTCTACTGTCGCCTGCACGCCCTCACCAAGGTGGACAACCTGGGGCTGGGGCTGGTGGTGCTGGGGCTGGCGCTCCAGTCGGGCTCCTGGGCGACGGCGCTCGAGCTGCTGCTCGTCTGGTTCTTCGTGCTCATCTCCAGCGCCTTCACCTGCCAGCTGGTCGCCCGGGCGGCGCTGCGCCGGGGGGCGGCGCCCTGGACGGGGCGGCGCCCGCCATGA
- a CDS encoding N,N-dimethylformamidase beta subunit family domain-containing protein → MSVILTMVGMMGANPIASENGQPGTADWKLGQPAASNQLEGYASQVSVQRGESLDIHVRTDGVRPVRWELYRMGYYGGTGSRRMASGGPVSIGPQPTPVADPTTGLVECRWPRSFTVATQSSWPSGVYLVKLIRDDGRQSYVPFVLRADERKGVAVVQLSVTTFQAYNAWGGESLYATSLGLSGGHAKVVSFDRPYADGNGAGEYFYYPHYFVLWAEAKGYDVTYVTNVDVDRDPSLLLGQKLFVTVGHDEYWSRPAREAVEAALASGVNLAFFAGDTSCWLIRLEPSGSGTSRRRQVCYKDEAPREDPRAGTPLMTVRWRNARLDAPENALVGVMSDAWGIINQPFVVRSPRAWPFEGTGLEEGDSILSIVGYEIDRAWANGRTPPGFIPLAQSPAIANTGEPNWHTAGLYTAPSGAFVFSSGGIAWSFGLSHPQFADLRVQRITDNVMRKAGLTPTGPGDTFGAEVPRPVDRTGQSGGVSTFAGSAFQEGFQDGPATSARFRRPVGVAVDGEGNVFVTDTGNHAVRRVANDAARTVTTIAGTGTAGVGEGPGATTRLRSPQGIAVATDGTLYVADTGNHRVVRIARDGRWTVSTFAGSKEGRQGRADGVGAAARFQTPTSVVFQGRDLYVTDTFNHRLARISPDARVVTVIGAKGAGSTNGPASQARLKRPTAVAAGGGALWVVDTGNRLIRRVALDAASTTTTVAGGTTGGSSDGAGGGALFMPMLGAAYVDGRLLIADTGNERIRALVGGQVRTYAGAGVHGARDGAADQATFSLPTGLAALPSGDVLVVDQGSSTVRRLRGPGEGDGPRPVPRITGGPFVGDRAPHDVFLDGTTTTTTDPGGWIQRFRWDLGDGTTVEAGYLEHRYLAPGHYTVTLTATDARGVSASTTQVVRVGASGASVP, encoded by the coding sequence CGCGGAGGATGGCGTCGGGTGGGCCCGTCTCCATCGGGCCGCAGCCCACGCCGGTGGCGGACCCGACGACGGGGCTGGTGGAGTGCCGTTGGCCGAGGAGCTTCACCGTGGCCACCCAGTCCTCGTGGCCCAGCGGCGTGTACCTGGTGAAGCTCATCCGCGACGACGGGCGCCAGTCCTACGTCCCCTTCGTGCTGCGCGCCGACGAGCGCAAGGGCGTGGCGGTGGTCCAGCTCTCCGTCACGACCTTCCAGGCCTACAACGCGTGGGGCGGGGAGAGCCTCTACGCGACGTCGCTGGGCCTGTCCGGCGGACACGCGAAGGTCGTGTCGTTCGACCGGCCATACGCGGACGGCAACGGCGCGGGCGAGTACTTCTACTACCCCCACTACTTCGTGCTGTGGGCGGAGGCGAAGGGCTACGACGTGACGTACGTCACCAACGTGGACGTGGACCGCGACCCCTCGCTGCTGCTGGGGCAGAAGTTGTTCGTCACCGTGGGCCATGACGAGTACTGGTCGCGTCCGGCGCGCGAGGCGGTGGAGGCGGCGCTCGCGTCGGGGGTGAACCTGGCCTTCTTCGCGGGGGACACCAGCTGCTGGCTCATCCGGCTGGAGCCCTCCGGGAGCGGGACGTCGAGGCGGCGGCAGGTCTGCTACAAGGACGAGGCGCCCCGGGAGGACCCACGCGCGGGCACGCCGCTCATGACGGTGCGCTGGCGCAACGCGCGGCTGGACGCGCCGGAGAACGCGCTGGTGGGCGTGATGTCCGACGCGTGGGGCATCATCAACCAGCCCTTCGTGGTGCGCAGCCCCCGCGCGTGGCCCTTCGAGGGCACGGGGCTGGAGGAGGGCGACTCCATCCTCTCCATCGTCGGCTACGAAATCGACCGGGCCTGGGCGAACGGGCGCACGCCTCCGGGGTTCATCCCGCTCGCGCAGTCGCCGGCCATCGCCAACACGGGCGAGCCCAACTGGCACACCGCGGGGCTGTACACGGCGCCCTCCGGCGCGTTCGTGTTCTCCAGCGGCGGCATCGCCTGGTCCTTCGGCCTGTCCCACCCCCAGTTCGCGGACCTGCGCGTGCAGCGCATCACCGACAACGTGATGCGCAAGGCGGGGCTGACGCCGACCGGCCCGGGAGACACCTTCGGCGCGGAGGTGCCGCGGCCAGTGGACCGGACGGGCCAGTCGGGCGGCGTGTCCACCTTCGCGGGGAGCGCCTTCCAGGAGGGCTTCCAGGACGGCCCGGCGACGTCCGCGCGCTTCCGCCGGCCGGTGGGCGTGGCCGTGGACGGCGAGGGGAACGTCTTCGTCACGGACACGGGCAACCACGCGGTGCGCAGGGTCGCCAACGACGCGGCGCGCACCGTCACCACCATCGCCGGCACGGGGACGGCGGGCGTGGGCGAGGGCCCCGGCGCGACGACGCGCCTGCGCTCTCCCCAGGGCATCGCCGTGGCCACGGATGGCACCCTCTACGTGGCGGACACGGGCAACCACCGTGTCGTGCGCATCGCGCGGGATGGCCGGTGGACGGTGTCCACGTTCGCTGGCTCCAAGGAGGGCCGCCAGGGCCGGGCGGACGGCGTGGGCGCCGCCGCGCGCTTCCAGACGCCCACCAGCGTCGTCTTCCAGGGGCGCGACCTGTACGTGACGGACACCTTCAACCACCGTCTGGCGCGCATCTCCCCGGACGCGCGGGTGGTCACCGTCATCGGCGCGAAGGGCGCGGGCAGCACCAACGGCCCCGCGAGCCAGGCCCGGCTCAAGCGGCCCACGGCGGTGGCGGCGGGGGGCGGGGCGCTGTGGGTGGTGGACACGGGCAACCGCCTCATCCGCAGGGTGGCGCTGGACGCGGCCTCCACCACGACGACGGTGGCGGGTGGCACGACGGGCGGGTCCTCGGACGGGGCGGGGGGCGGCGCGCTCTTCATGCCCATGCTGGGGGCCGCCTACGTGGACGGGCGGCTGCTCATCGCGGACACGGGCAACGAGCGCATCCGCGCGCTGGTTGGAGGACAGGTGCGCACGTACGCGGGCGCGGGCGTGCACGGCGCGCGGGACGGGGCGGCGGACCAGGCGACCTTCAGCCTGCCCACGGGGCTGGCCGCGCTCCCCTCCGGGGACGTGCTCGTCGTGGACCAGGGCTCCTCGACGGTGCGCCGCCTGCGCGGGCCCGGTGAGGGCGACGGGCCCCGGCCGGTGCCGCGCATCACCGGGGGACCCTTCGTGGGTGACAGGGCGCCCCACGACGTGTTCCTCGACGGGACGACGACCACGACCACCGACCCGGGCGGATGGATTCAGCGCTTCCGCTGGGACCTGGGGGACGGCACCACGGTGGAGGCGGGCTACCTGGAGCACCGCTACCTGGCGCCGGGGCACTACACCGTCACCCTCACCGCGACGGATGCCCGGGGCGTGAGCGCCTCCACGACCCAGGTCGTCCGCGTGGGCGCCTCCGGGGCGTCCGTGCCCTGA
- a CDS encoding alpha/beta fold hydrolase, giving the protein MSIVTTQDGTRIFYKDWGSGQPVVFSHGWPLSSDSWDEQLFFLASQGYRAIAHDRRGHGRSSQPWHGNDMDTYADDLAAVMNALDLKNAVLVGFSTGGGEVARYIARHGTKRVAKAVLVGAVTPLMLKTPSNPGGLPIEVFDGIRAGVLADRSQFFKDLTTPFFGANREGAKKVSQGARDAFWYSGMQVGLKAAYDCVQAFSATDQTEDLKKIDVPTLIVHGDDDQIVPIGAAAQQAAKLVKGSTLKVYPGAPHGLTVTHREQFNADLLAFLRS; this is encoded by the coding sequence ATGAGCATCGTCACCACCCAGGACGGCACACGCATCTTCTACAAGGACTGGGGCTCCGGACAGCCCGTGGTCTTCAGCCACGGCTGGCCGCTCAGCTCGGACAGCTGGGACGAGCAGCTCTTCTTCCTCGCCTCCCAGGGCTACCGCGCCATCGCCCACGACCGCCGGGGCCACGGCCGCTCCAGCCAGCCCTGGCACGGCAACGACATGGACACCTACGCCGACGACCTGGCCGCGGTGATGAACGCGCTGGACCTGAAGAACGCCGTGCTGGTCGGCTTCTCCACCGGCGGCGGCGAGGTGGCCCGCTACATCGCCCGCCACGGCACGAAGCGCGTGGCCAAGGCCGTGCTGGTGGGCGCCGTGACGCCGCTGATGCTGAAGACGCCGTCCAACCCCGGCGGCCTGCCCATCGAGGTGTTCGATGGCATCCGCGCGGGCGTGCTGGCGGACCGCTCCCAGTTCTTCAAGGACCTCACCACGCCCTTCTTCGGCGCCAACCGCGAGGGCGCGAAGAAGGTGTCTCAGGGCGCGCGCGACGCGTTCTGGTACTCCGGCATGCAGGTGGGCCTGAAGGCCGCCTACGACTGCGTCCAGGCCTTCTCCGCCACGGACCAGACGGAGGACCTGAAGAAGATCGACGTCCCCACGCTCATCGTCCACGGCGACGACGATCAGATCGTCCCCATCGGCGCCGCCGCCCAGCAGGCCGCGAAGCTCGTCAAGGGCTCCACGTTGAAGGTGTACCCGGGCGCGCCGCACGGCCTCACCGTGACGCACCGGGAGCAGTTCAACGCGGACCTGCTCGCGTTCCTGAGGTCCTGA
- a CDS encoding Na+/H+ antiporter subunit E, producing MNAGIRVVLLATAWWALCDADPSSVPFGVFVVAAVAWVSFRLSPPRPGGWSPLEVLRFALFFFSGSVRGGADVAYRALLPSLPISPVLIRYRMRLPSGAPQTLFRITLSLMPGTLNADVDGDEVVVHALVDRGEGLHHELDDLEWRVSRLFGLRLPPREATHG from the coding sequence GTGAACGCGGGGATTCGCGTCGTGCTGCTGGCCACGGCGTGGTGGGCCCTGTGTGACGCGGACCCGAGCAGCGTCCCGTTCGGGGTGTTCGTCGTGGCGGCGGTGGCGTGGGTGAGCTTCCGGTTGAGCCCGCCGCGTCCGGGCGGGTGGTCGCCGCTGGAGGTGCTGCGCTTCGCGCTCTTCTTCTTCTCCGGCTCGGTTCGGGGAGGCGCGGACGTGGCCTACCGGGCGCTCCTGCCGAGCCTGCCCATCTCCCCCGTCCTCATCCGCTACCGGATGCGCCTGCCCTCCGGCGCGCCCCAGACGTTGTTCCGCATCACCTTGAGCCTGATGCCCGGGACGTTGAACGCGGACGTGGATGGGGACGAGGTGGTGGTCCACGCGCTGGTGGACCGGGGCGAGGGGCTGCACCACGAGCTGGATGACCTGGAGTGGCGCGTGTCGCGGCTGTTCGGCCTGCGGCTCCCGCCCCGGGAGGCCACGCATGGCTGA
- a CDS encoding monovalent cation/H+ antiporter complex subunit F — translation MAELRMGLALFLLLNILAGLVRVVLGPSLTDRFIVAQLFGTTGVGVLVLLAAAPGQAALRDVALVFALLAPVTVVAFVRFAVGGEASERERR, via the coding sequence ATGGCTGAGCTGCGGATGGGGCTGGCGCTGTTCCTGCTTCTCAACATCCTCGCGGGCCTGGTGCGCGTCGTCCTGGGGCCCTCGCTCACCGACCGCTTCATCGTGGCGCAGCTGTTCGGCACCACGGGGGTGGGCGTGCTCGTCCTGCTGGCCGCGGCCCCCGGGCAGGCGGCGCTGCGCGACGTGGCGCTGGTGTTCGCGCTGCTGGCGCCCGTCACCGTCGTCGCGTTCGTGCGCTTCGCGGTGGGCGGCGAGGCCTCGGAGCGGGAGCGGCGATGA
- a CDS encoding monovalent cation/H+ antiporter subunit D family protein, translating to MNTWLPMAVLLSSLLPGLVIFLLAEEQRVPRTLLNLTAAVTKLLLTAAMAWGVFHGRRYETRVTFLPNADLVLRADTFSLLFITLSAVLWFVTTIYAVGYLEGTPHRSRFFGFFSLCVASTMGIAMAGNLVTFFLFYEMLTLSTYPLVIHRGTPEALRAGNVYLRYTLSGATLLLAGVALLYTLAGSVEFTEGGALDGVAGRHVELTVAFALLIGGLAVKAALVPFHGWLPVAMVAPAPVSALLHAVAVVKAGAFGITRVIYDVFGVYLVHDLGVLHPLAVVAAVTILYGSLRALQQGDLKRRLAYSTVSQVAYIVVGVSIFGSVSTIGGLVHLVHQGLMKITLFFCAGNLAEELHVHRVTELRGVGRRMPLTMAAFTVGALGMIGIPPVAGFITKWYLGIGALEAREPWLVAVLLMSTLLNAGYFLPILYTAWFQSPVEPWAPKARRWEVGPALLLPTVATALLSLAAGLFAGAELSPLGWTKLITEREFRP from the coding sequence ATGAACACCTGGCTGCCGATGGCGGTGCTGCTCAGCTCGTTGCTCCCCGGGCTGGTCATCTTCCTGCTCGCCGAGGAGCAGCGCGTCCCGCGCACCCTGCTCAACCTCACCGCCGCGGTGACGAAGCTGCTGCTGACCGCCGCCATGGCCTGGGGCGTGTTCCACGGGCGCCGGTACGAGACGCGGGTGACGTTCCTTCCCAATGCGGACCTGGTGCTGCGCGCGGACACCTTCAGCCTGCTGTTCATCACGTTGTCCGCGGTGCTGTGGTTCGTCACCACCATCTACGCGGTGGGCTACCTGGAGGGCACGCCCCACCGCAGCCGCTTCTTCGGCTTCTTCTCCCTGTGTGTCGCCTCGACCATGGGCATCGCCATGGCGGGCAACCTCGTCACCTTCTTCCTGTTCTACGAGATGCTGACGCTGTCGACGTACCCGCTCGTCATCCACCGGGGGACGCCGGAGGCGCTGCGCGCGGGCAACGTCTACCTGCGCTACACGTTGAGCGGCGCCACGCTGCTGCTGGCGGGGGTGGCGCTGCTGTACACGCTCGCGGGCTCGGTGGAGTTCACGGAGGGCGGCGCGCTGGACGGGGTGGCGGGGCGTCACGTGGAGCTGACGGTGGCCTTCGCGTTGCTCATCGGCGGGTTGGCGGTGAAGGCGGCGTTGGTGCCTTTTCACGGGTGGCTGCCGGTGGCCATGGTGGCGCCCGCGCCGGTCAGCGCGCTGCTGCACGCGGTCGCGGTGGTGAAGGCCGGCGCCTTCGGCATCACCCGCGTCATCTACGACGTCTTCGGCGTGTACCTGGTCCATGACCTGGGCGTGCTGCACCCGCTCGCGGTGGTGGCGGCGGTCACCATCCTCTACGGCTCGCTGCGCGCGCTCCAGCAAGGGGACCTGAAGCGACGGCTGGCGTACTCCACCGTGAGCCAGGTCGCGTACATCGTCGTCGGCGTCTCCATCTTCGGTTCGGTGTCCACGATTGGCGGGCTGGTCCACCTGGTGCATCAGGGGTTGATGAAGATCACGTTGTTCTTCTGCGCGGGGAACCTGGCGGAGGAGCTGCACGTGCATCGGGTGACGGAGCTGCGGGGGGTGGGGCGGAGGATGCCGCTCACCATGGCGGCCTTCACCGTCGGCGCGCTGGGGATGATTGGCATTCCGCCGGTCGCGGGCTTCATCACCAAGTGGTACCTGGGCATCGGCGCCCTGGAGGCGCGGGAGCCCTGGTTGGTGGCGGTGCTGCTGATGAGCACGTTGCTCAACGCCGGCTACTTCCTGCCCATCCTCTACACGGCGTGGTTCCAGTCTCCGGTCGAGCCGTGGGCGCCCAAGGCCCGGCGCTGGGAGGTGGGGCCCGCGTTGCTGTTGCCCACGGTGGCGACGGCCCTGTTGTCCCTGGCGGCGGGTCTGTTCGCGGGCGCGGAGCTGAGCCCGCTGGGGTGGACGAAGCTCATCACCGAGCGCGAGTTCCGGCCGTGA
- a CDS encoding cation:proton antiporter subunit C, with product MNPWVLYALSGVTVFSVGLVGLFSHEHPVKRILASNIMGSGVLLVLVSLARREPTGTPDPVPHALVLTGIVVSVSSTALGVALARRIARLDETAEEGRAGSDAEAGGGAG from the coding sequence ATGAACCCGTGGGTCCTCTACGCGCTGTCGGGCGTGACGGTGTTCAGCGTGGGGCTGGTGGGGCTGTTCTCCCACGAGCACCCGGTGAAGCGCATCCTCGCCTCGAACATCATGGGCTCCGGCGTGTTGCTGGTGCTGGTGTCGCTGGCGCGGCGCGAGCCGACGGGGACGCCGGACCCGGTGCCGCACGCGCTGGTGCTCACGGGCATCGTGGTGTCGGTCAGCTCCACCGCGCTGGGCGTGGCGCTCGCCCGGCGCATCGCCCGGCTCGACGAGACGGCCGAGGAGGGGCGCGCCGGGTCGGACGCCGAGGCGGGCGGGGGCGCGGGATGA